One window of Streptomyces sp. NBC_00273 genomic DNA carries:
- the pgsA gene encoding phosphatidylinositol phosphate synthase — MLNKYARAFFTRVLTPFAAFLLRRGVSPDAVTLIGTAGVVAGALWFFPRGEFFWGTITITLFVFSDLVDGNMARQAGISSRWGAFLDSTLDRVADAAIFGGLALWYAGNGNDNALCAVAIFCLASGQVVSYTKARGESIGLPVAVNGLIERAERLVISLVAAGLSGLQTFGVPSWIGVLLPIALWIVAVGSLVTLIQRVVTVRRESAEADAAASAAEGGAA, encoded by the coding sequence ATGCTGAACAAGTACGCGCGTGCATTCTTCACGCGTGTTCTCACGCCATTCGCCGCATTTCTGCTCCGGCGGGGGGTGAGCCCGGACGCGGTCACCCTGATCGGCACGGCCGGAGTGGTGGCCGGAGCGCTGTGGTTCTTCCCCCGCGGCGAGTTCTTCTGGGGCACCATCACCATCACCCTCTTCGTCTTCTCCGACCTGGTGGACGGGAACATGGCCCGCCAGGCCGGCATCTCCAGCCGGTGGGGAGCCTTCCTCGACTCCACCCTCGACCGGGTGGCGGACGCGGCGATCTTCGGCGGCCTCGCGCTCTGGTACGCGGGCAACGGGAACGACAACGCACTGTGTGCGGTGGCGATCTTCTGTCTGGCCAGCGGCCAGGTGGTCTCGTACACCAAGGCGCGCGGCGAGTCGATCGGGCTGCCGGTGGCCGTCAACGGGCTCATCGAGCGGGCCGAGCGACTGGTGATCTCGCTGGTCGCGGCGGGCCTGTCCGGGCTGCAGACCTTCGGTGTGCCGTCCTGGATCGGTGTGCTGCTGCCGATCGCGCTGTGGATCGTGGCGGTGGGCTCGCTCGTCACCCTGATCCAGCGGGTGGTCACCGTACGCCGCGAGTCGGCCGAGGCCGACGCGGCGGCCTCGGCCGCCGAGGGCGGCGCGGCCTGA